The Thunnus albacares chromosome 13, fThuAlb1.1, whole genome shotgun sequence genome segment CTCCTGCAGGGGAGACAACATTGATTAACACGTCACAGTTTAGAGGCCACTAACAGGTTTCAGGTTTCTACTCATTTAATGTTGATCCGGGCACCTTTTTGACATAAGCAGCGATATCCTTCTCGATGTTGTACTTCTCCATTGCTTGCATGGCGCAGTCCACTGCATCCTGCTGCATTTCATCAGACATGTCTGCATTCTTGATCACTGCTTTTTTGTCAGACATGGTGGCGTTTTGACTgctcaggagaaaaaaaaaagaaagttactTGAATAACTGAGGACAAAACCTTAATCCTCCCCTCAGATGTGGACTTACAAAGCTGTTCTGTTTGCAAATTCACAgcacacaattaaaaaaaggttcacacatttttagatgcccaaatgaacattaggCACATTgggagggatgattacagtaagaaaaacctgtttcaatgttcatctgGGCTACTgtctgatgttttaagacacactagAGAAATGATGCACCGATCCTTTAAAAGGTCTGACATGACCTGACTTTACAGGCTGCACCTGCACTGTGCAGCGGGTGTAATGCAGCTGCTTATGAAGCAACACTTAGTTAtttctgctgatttttttttttagaaaacacacGAGAGAAATCACTCCTTCTATACACATTCTCACTAACTCAAGTGGTCAGATTTGCAAAGAAAGTGAAAGGAGCCTCGCAGGGCAAATACAAGAGGCTCAAGCGAGATTAGCATGCAAGCAGCAGGAGGCTCAGTATTCACTTTCACCTGCTCACGGGACAGAGGTCTGATTAGCAATAAACACAGCAAttcacactaacacacaatGCAATTAAGTCTTACCGTATCTCAGCtttgatttaatgtttaaagGTGTGCGTAACGTGGAGCTGCACAGTCCTTCGTTGATTTTATGGAAGGAAAAACGTGCGTCTCCGCCCCGCCCTTCACGTCACATCCGCAGTCTGATTGGCTGCAGTGGAGCCTCCATCCGGCTGACGGCGTTTTTTACTTGCGGTCACTGGCTCCGCATCTTATTTCCACCCAGAATGCACCATTTTCACCCAGCCCGATacatccccccctccctccatgcCCTCCGCCTCCCTGCTCCCTACCAGCGAGGGCGTGATTGATCCAGGTGATCGGGTTAATCGATGATATTGATCCGCTCATCTTGGAGAGCTTGCAACACATCCAGATGTAGATTAGACTCAGAGAGGAGGCGAGGCACGAGCTCGATAGTCAGTGTTGGGAGTATTGATCTCATGCCAGTTGAATTAATAGACAAAATAGAGGAGCATACCATTGTAAACCAGACACACTTCACCATTGCTGGATCTATAAGCCCCAGTTTGACTCTACCATTAAAGCTCAATGTGCAGTGATCCTCTAACCATCTCAATGAATAATATTCTGTCCACTCAAtgtaatataatgataaataatatgattttaaaaaatatttaaacccCTTTCCGATAGCCAAATCCCATCATATTGCCCCCAAaatcatgaaaagaccaaaatttACAGTTCACATTTCTCACACAGTTGTCTTTATTTTGGATTTTCAACACACCCAAAGTTTCCACTTCCCTAAATGCAGCATAATATAACATCCAGGTCTACTTTTGGTAGCCAGGATAACATGAAAAATACCTGTTCTGCTGCCAGACTGATGTATGACCCTGGTCAGGACACCAATAAGAtgcatctgttttcagtttttttcaaccacaataaaacatactgtaacttTATTGAAAGCTCAGTTTACCTCTGGAAACATACCAAATGTAAGTTAAGGTCCAGATCAAATTATGCACTTCACTTCTTTTAAGGGATTGATTTAGAATAAGGACTTTGTTACACGGTCATGGTTACATTTAGGATTAAAACTGGGGTAATAAAGGTTGAGAATCAGCGCAGCATATAGTGCTGACAGTTACAATCGGGTCTCCTCTGTTGGATGGTCTTCATGTGAAATG includes the following:
- the dynll2b gene encoding dynein, light chain, LC8-type 2b — its product is MSDKKAVIKNADMSDEMQQDAVDCAMQAMEKYNIEKDIAAYVKKEFDKKYNPTWHCIVGRNFGSYVTHETKHFIYFYLGQVAILLFKSG